In one Clostridia bacterium genomic region, the following are encoded:
- a CDS encoding DUF1697 domain-containing protein: MTVIVSMLRGVNVGGHKKIRMDALRALYESLNLQDPHTFIQSGNVVFRTKERSLVRLAGKIQDGIERSFGFRPDVILRTSSELRDVIRRNPFATRHGIDPARLLVTFLASDPSPEARNKLLSIKTDPEELRIDGRELYVYYPNGMARPKLSWALIEQTLKTSGTGRNWNSATKLLELAERLEASEPPSNHFNSR, translated from the coding sequence ATGACCGTGATTGTCTCCATGCTCCGGGGCGTCAACGTTGGCGGACACAAGAAGATCAGGATGGACGCGCTCCGCGCGCTTTATGAATCCCTGAACCTGCAAGACCCACACACCTTCATACAGAGTGGCAATGTCGTCTTCAGAACGAAAGAGCGGAGCCTCGTGCGACTTGCCGGGAAAATTCAGGACGGGATTGAGCGGAGCTTCGGCTTTCGTCCCGACGTCATCCTCCGCACCTCTTCCGAGTTGAGGGACGTCATTAGACGAAACCCGTTTGCGACACGGCACGGCATTGATCCAGCCAGACTCCTTGTTACCTTCCTCGCCAGCGATCCCAGCCCTGAAGCTCGCAACAAGCTTCTCAGCATCAAGACTGATCCGGAGGAGTTGCGAATCGACGGTCGTGAGCTCTATGTCTATTATCCGAATGGCATGGCACGCCCGAAGCTCTCGTGGGCGCTGATCGAGCAGACGCTGAAGACATCCGGGACTGGCAGAAACTGGAACAGCGCTACAAAACTCCTCGAGCTTGCGGAGAGGCTGGAAGCTTCTGAGCCTCCTTCAAATCATTTTAATTCTAGGTAG